The genomic stretch AGCAGCACCTGAACCATGGAGCCAAGGAGGCTTACCATTCAGGGCCCTGCACTGGCACGGTTCCTTCTTAAGGTCTTAGGAGGGTCCCTAGCCATGTATTAACATGGTAATCTGTGTTTGTAATATTTGTAGAAGTAAGatatttttgaattctttttcttaaggAGGGCTCCCCGAATTGTATATTGTTCAGGCCTGGATCCACCCCTGTGTGGCAGAGTTTTGAAAAGCACTGGGCAAGGAGACCCGAGTTCCTGGGTTCTAGTGGCACTGCTCTGGCCCAAGTGAGCAGAATGGCAccttccctgcttccctcacAGGGGGGTAAAATCACAAATGTTAAGAGggttgaaaaacataaaatgtgaacaaatataaataagtacTATTACTCAGATTTCCTGTGATACGGGATAATCATCGCTGCTTCTCATGGTCATTGAAGATAACACATTAGAAAAAAAACGTGTCCTCAGTGCAtcttcctgtttcatttccttctgctacaacttcctcttctccttcctccagcccctaacccccaacccccaggacTCCCGCCACAGGACCAGTCATTGGTTATTATCTTTTGCTACTTCTGTATATTTGTTCATGGGGCTCCCACTATCTATAAAATCTATCTTTGCTGGGAAAAAGTCCGGATCCACAGGGCCCAGGcctgcccctctcctcccagcccatGGATGGCGTCCCTTATCACTGTTTCCGGTTGACCTTTCAGGTAGGGACACTGAGAGCTGTGTGATCCATGGCTGAGTTCTGGAGGCCCCAGAAGACAATCTTCAGGTCTTGATCGTCAGCCACCCAGACCTCCTGGCCTCAGATCATAGACACGCGGTTCTTGATGTACACATGGTAGGGGTCGCTGCGCTTGTCCACTTTGCGGGAGCGGGTGTATCCCAGGATGAGGCTACCCACAGTGACAGCAAATAGGAACATGACGAAGAGAATATACATGTAGGAGTTGTCATTCCGGCCAGGCAGGCTGGTCTGCTGCTCCACGGTCAGATTGTCTGGCCCCAGCCGGCAGAGCAAGTTGCTGTGAAGAGTGGCATTTAGAGCCTTCAGCACAGCATGCAGGCTCTCATACCAGGTTTCGGTCCCATTGGTGGTCTCCATAGCAACAGGGATTGAGGTGGGGAAGAATGGGAGGATGCTCTGGTGGTGACAGAAAAGAGAGACAATGGCTTCTGTTACTTATAGCTTGAATGACCTCCTCACTCCACACCCCAGCTAAAATCCCAGCATTACAGTTTGcttgtctgtcttctccactagATTTCAAGCTTGGTGAAGGTAGGGACTATGTCTGTTTTACTCACTTCTCCATATGAGCACTATGACAGCACGcaatagatgctcagtaagtaCTTGTGGAATAAAGCCTTCCTTGGCCATTGTAACCCATACTCATCTGTCTTTTCTTTGGAATCTGTAAGTCACTGAGCTTTAAGCTAGAGGACCTTAGCGGTTATTTAATCTAATGCCTTCCAGTTTacacagagggaaactgaggcccagagagaataAGTAGCTTGACCATGATCCAGAGAATATTAGAGGTAGAGCCAGGAGAGAGTCCTGCTCTTCCGTGACCAGCTCACAGCTCCTCGACTTCCAGGCCAGCTCTGGGCAGGACTGTGGCATTATTAGAAGACATTCAACATAGCTCTTTTGTTATACTCCATAGACGCCATTTAGATGTTTGGGGATGGCTCAGATTTCACTCCCTGAAACCAGAGGCTGGGTCACTTGACCTCTCAAGACTCCTATGTCCCAAATACTCTGGCTATTCCTAgctatttgggggaaattctgtTGCAAAGGAGGTGGCTGGGGTGAAGCTGATAACCACCGCAGGTGCTGGAGAAGAGAACAGGGTTGGCCTGAGTGAAAGGAGCAGTAAGTCTGCTCTGGAGTTTTACCAGCCcccaaagaaagaagacacaacaCCTTAACTATCCTGCCTTCTGACACAAAGTCACTGTGTACTTGGTATGTAATAGGTGATAatgttccttttccttctccgAGATCCTTAGTCTATAACATAGAAAAACATCTGAAGACAGCCTTGCATGCTAGTCTCTAAAACACCATATGTATTCCCTTTACACGAGGCTCCACActcacttccttcaggaagccttcacGGAGTGCTCCCACCCCTTCACCATACTCCACAAGCTTTATCACCACAGCCTTCGCTTTGTCCCAGCACTTACGTATAAGACAATGTGTGTCTGTCCTCTTGTTTGGACAAGGGTATCAGCAGACCACACGCTCCTGgtcagcagggctgtgtctcTCCCCCAAGTCTAGGGGACTATCCTGAGATTAGCTGGGAATTTGCCTTCCCTCAATGGTCTCCAGTAACGATGACCATTAGGGACGTATCCATAGTCCAAGCACTCAGTTCACTGACCGCTTCCAAAGCCCTCTATCTAGGTAGAGCTGTCAACCAACCAAAGTTAACACGCTTGACTATTAACTGTAAGATCTCTTTCCCAGAAAAGATGAGAGTTAGTTGTGACCATGATTAATACTCATGAACAAACTGAATGCAGAAGTTGGGGGGAAGAATCTAAATAATACAGCAATCACCTATGACTGGCCCACATGTCATGCAAGGCCTTTGGGGTCCCCTGCTGTCTAGCACTTGGGCTACCTTGTCTGGATGGATGCGAGAACAAGGACTCACTGAGTTAAGATCCAGGAAGCATTGGTTCTCATCTACTACGCCACTGGTCAGACAAGAAATCTGTGCCTTCTTCTTCCCTCATATGAGCCCATGGAAAGCAGGAGCAGCATAATGAAATTAACGGCTCAACTAATTATTCAGTCAGTCATCATTTATGGAGGCCGGCTCTTCTATAATGCAGGGGACAAGCCAGGGGCTTAAAGGAAGAAGGGATGAGTTTTGATCAGGGCTCAGCGTGTGCACAGTGATAGAGGCAGTTCAGTTGGACCTTGATAGGTGTTTAGAAAGTAGacaaggcaaggaaaagaaacagatgaacaCAGGCATGACAACAAGAAAGCTcataaaatgtttggaagaaCGGGGAGTACCCTAAAGAGGTTGGAGTATAGATGTATGGGAGGATAAGATAGGTTGTGGGACAGAGACACTGTCCTGAACCAGGTCATTGAGGGCCTCGAGTGCCAGCCTGCAGAGTTGGAACTACATCTTGTAGTTGGCAAGAGCCATGGGACAGCATTTACAAAGGGGGTCTGAGGACCAGATCTGCACTTGGAAAGGACACTCTGGCTGCTATATGGACTGAACTGAGGGCCAGAATTAAGTCAGGGAGCCCCGTGGCAGGCTGGCAGGGATGGCAAGGTGGGGGCAGAGACAGATGTGAGACCCGACAGGCATTTTTGGGGAGGGAGTGGTTAatgcaagggggtgggggaggggcctcagacagtttttgttttttaacttttatttattttaagtatgttcttccaggacccatcagctccaagtcaagtagttttttCGATCTAgctgtggaaggcgcagctcacagtggcccatgtggggatggaaccggcaaccttgttgttaggagcactgcgctctaacccactgaccTAACCGCCTGCCCCCTCAGACAGTTTTAGAGGTAGACAACAGACAAATGGCTTAAGCACCTGGCGGAGCCCACTTTGAGAGAAATAAGTTTCTCACCCTGTTTGGGCTTTAGTATGTTCATCTACCGAAAAAGATTAACATCAGAAGTTGCTGTTCagtgggtataaagtttcagttttgcaaaatggaaaACTTCTAGAAAACTATTGCGCAACAGTGTGAATACAGTTAAGATGACTGAGCTGcccacttaaaaatttgttaacaTGATCAAAGTTATGTGagttttttttaaccacaattaaaaaaaaattagcatccCATTATGCCTCCCTCCAGGTTTGCTCGAGCATatacttttattatgttgaagaagattttcaaaatatattttaatgcaaacgtgtatgttttttttttcattaaaacaaaaatccatttttCATGTTTGAGAagtaaatatacatacaatgaagATGAAGTCTTCCTGTTCCTAGTGGCCCAGGACTCCTTCCCAGGGCAGTCACTGCTACCAGTTTTCTTGGATATCCTTCCAGGGGGGTTCTAACTGACAGAGCAGATGGAGGGCAATCCCAGTCTGGAAGACTCACCAAATTGTAGGCAAATTCTCTGGCTCTGAGGCGGCTTCGGGACTCTCCCAATGAGTACCCTAAAGCTTCTCAGCCCCTCAGCCTGTTCAGGATATCTCTGGACACATCTGGGGTCTCAGTATTGACTCCGGGGACTGGAAGGCCCAGAGCTGGAAAGCAGGAGAGGGggcagaaaaggaaggaacaagacacacagaaaaaaactTAAGAACCAGGGTGGATCACGCAGGCCAGGCCCCCAGGGTTGTGCAATAGCCTTGCTGTGGGTCTGACCCCCTCccacttctctccttcctgtaGCAGCTGGGTCAGGACAGCCTAGGGTTAGAGTTACAGAAATTGTGCAGTGGCCAAGGGACATCTGATTGCTGTCTCTGGACGCCAAGCCCACAATGGCTCAATTGGATGACTTCATGAGGAAACTCAGTTTACCATGTGGACTCCTGCTTAGGGCGCAGCAGCCTACAAcattccctttctcaaggctactgGTATCTTAGCAGGGGCCTCTGACTTCCTGGCTGACGGGGCCTGAGATCCAAGCGAATGATGCGAGTGGCAGAAAGGCAGTTGGCAGTTGGGTTGATATTTTACataccatttccccgaaaataagaccgagccggaccatcagctctaatgcatcttttggagcaaaaattaatgtaagaccccgtcttatgtaagacccggtgttatgttatgttatgttatgttatgttatgttatgttatgttatgttatgttatgttatgttatgttatgttatgttatgttatgttatgttatgttatgttatagtatgttatgttatataagacccggtcttattttactataatatattttgtatattaatttttgctccaaaagacgcattagagctgatagtccagctaggtcttattttcagggaatcacaGTAGGAACAAATGATGTCCCCAGTCACCTATTTGGATAAACATGGTCGCAGCATCACACTATCTGTAGCATAGCTCACtgggaaaattaaagaagaaaaatacgcAGTGCCTGGCACTAGACACTCCACAGACATggtggtggttttatttttatagagcaGATGCTGGCAGGGCCTGCAGAGTCCATCCGGTCTAACCTCACTCATTTTACAGTGAAGGAAATGGAAACCCCAGGAGCTGTCTTGGTTCAGCTGCTacttgtgtgactttgggcatgtgACTTCCCTTTTCTGGGCCCCAGCTTCTGTCCGTATCTATAAACTGAAGGGGTTTTACTGAGAAATCTTCCAAGGttcccatcagctctaatatccCATGAGGGTACAAATCAGAAAACCACACTGTGAGATTATGGGAGATCGGGCATGCTGGTGGGACAGGCTTTTGGATGCTTTCTAGAGCCCTTCAAATCACAATATAGAGACGGCTGCCGACTTGCCCTTCACACGTTAAGATTCTGAGCCCTGGGACTGAGTTACACTTAATAGTTCAGCCTAGATAAACTGAGAACCAAATCGGTTGACTTGTTCATTTTCCCTCTTAACAGCTCACCTGCCACGGTGATCTAGTCTGGGGAGGAGACAGACTCTGGGCAGAAAGTGGGGGACAGGGTGGGTTCTGAAGCAGGGTTCAGTGAGAGGAgtaaaggttcacaaaaccatTCATCCTTCAGATGCTCCTTCTAAGACCTCTCTGAATATACCCGGATGGTTGTGGTTCTGGTGGGAGGAGCAAAGAAGCCAGAGTTACTTATCTTTAGGTGTTgggttggggtgggagtgaggacCTGGGTCCAAGGGCATCCTGTTGGGTCAGGGGAGGCAAAGAGTTGACAAAGGGACAGGTTGGTTCTCTATGACCTGCCTCTGGGCCCCAAGTCAGGGATTTGGCAGTTGGGCAACATTGGGaattttgttcctctttctgaGCTCCTTGGCTTCCCTTTTCAAGATAGTGACCAATTATAAAGTTCATAATGATGAGGGAGACGGAGCTCTTGCCCTAGAGTCCTTACCCTGAAGCAGGAGATAGACCAGTTAGGAAGGAAGGTGAGCAGTGACCGACCATCGGAAAGAGATTTTAAAGATCATTCAGCATCTGGATTCTAGTCCTATCCTTCTATTTTGTACATGGGGACACTGAAGCCCGGGAAGGGAAAGTGACTCATCCAAAATGACAAGGCTAGTAAACAGCAGAGCTCGGAAGAGAACCCAGATCTTTGGGGGTGCTGCTCAGGTCCTCTTTCCACCACCAATGGCAACATTCCCTGACATCTGAGCTGCacatcacaacacacacacagcctctgtgtcctggggcagcATCTCCTCTAACTCCATGACTGCTGCTTTTTCCTGCACTACAGATTCTCGCCAATCTTAATCGAGGATCCAGTAAAAGGGGAAAGTGATGAGTTTTGAAGGAGGAGTTAACCTTCCTCTAGAGCAGgcgtgtccaaacttttttcaacgttttttaccaagggccatatgcggtaaaatacacaaacagccgggccactcactcgaggtgaagtacgtattgcctcacctggtttatttaagtaaactaagtatatttttggaatttgctgcgggccaatcaaaaatggatcgcgggccacagttggcccgcgggccgcagtttggacacccctgctctagagtctCTTCTCCCATGGCCCTTTCTGCTCCAGACCTATTCCTGATCCTTTAAACAAGCCAGGGGTGCTCTCTTCCTCCACATTCTGTTACTGCTATTTCCTGCACATTAACAGGTTCTCCCTAAATGTTCTTGATTTGAATTTGCCTGGCCTCTAACTTGGGGGTGGAGGTATAAAGCTGTGATCTGAAGGATGAACCCGGTATCTTAGTGAGATTTTCTTTCAGGTTTCTCTGGGGGAAAGTGAAACTCCACCATTGGTGTTTTGGTTTCCCCATTGCTCTGTTTCAGCTACTCTTTCAAATGAGTGTCTTAAGTACCTAGAAATGTGGTAGAGAGAGatgaggcaggggtggggggtgagaggggCGGTGCAGCGCAGAGCAGAAAGTCACACAAAAAAGGTAGGGAATACAAAGGTAATTCCTGGGATTGCACAATTTTCCCTCTGAAGGTCTCATCACCTCCATGGACGAGGGAGCTGGTGGATAGGAGAGGAGTTGCAGGAATGGACCTTAAATACAGTTGAAAGGAGACATAGGAATAGAACCTGAGTTAGAAGAGATCTTAATAATCACGTCATTGGTGCCACCCCCTCATTCACACAGTGGGAAAAATAGAGCCACCCCAGACGCAGGGATTAAATCACTTGCTCCAGATCTCATAGCCTAGGAGGGGTGTCCAGTCCACAGAGCTTTCCACCATAAGTTCTCTGCCGCCTGCAGGACAGCCTAACCTCTGATTCTCATTCAGCCTCCTTTGGATGTGACCCTGCCTCTAGTCCTATCTCAGCACAGCTTTCTCCAGTGCCCTGTGCCCCATTCTCCAAACATTCCTCGTACTTGCACACCTCTTGCCTTCGCTCAGGCTGTTTTCTTAGGCAGGAATGCCCTTCCTTTTTTTATCTGCATggtgaactcctactcatccttcaagacccagcttCAATGTCATCTCTGTAGACACTCTCCTGAGACACCTCTCCCTATTCTTTAGCCAGTTAGTCCCTCCCTCTTGTCTGTTCCCAAAGTGCTTCACATAAAACCCTGTTAGAGGACTATGCTGTACTGAGATTATGTGTGCATATCTATATAGATTTGCTAAACTGTGCACCGTGAGgcgtgagggcagggacctgagCCTCATACATTTCTTTATTCCCGGGGCCTGAGCACGTAGCAGGcactgaagaataaatgaattaatgcctCTTCTAATCAGACCATCCCCtacagcacacacatacacattcatgaAAACAGCTTACAGTACTTAAAAAACAACTTCAAGGGCAGGCCAAAACAGATTCCATTTGGTCTGGGCAAGGGGAGGCTCAAAGAAAAGAAGCCATTCAGGTGGGGAAGTGAGCCAGGAGGGGAGGAATTGATTTTAAACCTCCTTTGGAAGCCCAGACATTCTCTGCACCTGAACCCCATTTAATCCAAAGGGCAAACTTTCTTGGCCCCAAAACACTGGCGGTGGCCTTGCAACCCTCTTCTCTGTATACCTGCACAGGGTGTGGCcacgcacacaggcacacacacccacTGTGCACACACAGTCCAACTCCCAGTCCCCCAGCCTGTGATCTTGCCTTCAAAGTGTTCCTTTCATGGTTGCAATCTTGGCTGTAtgcttggctgtgtgaccttcagcactGTACTTATTTCCTCTGAAATTCATCACGAGATGGGGCTAATTACCCCTGATTACCTCACATGGGAACTGGGGGAGACAATAGAGGGGAAGGTGTTTTAGAATTGCAAAGTATTATATAAACAAAAGAGGCAATTATTAGGCAGCCTGGCCaccttgtttccttttctgtttccttacccACCTACCCACCCCAATATTACCAAGAACAGCCTTCCTTAGGTCCCTTCTCCCCGCCCTTGGTTCTCCTACTTTCAGAAGAAACCAGAGATTCTTCTTGCTTCTCAGACACACTTAACTTCTTTCCTCTCTAATCAGCCCTGTAGTCTCTTTCCATTTAGGGGTACCAGTCCTGTACTTGATAGAGGACACACTAGAGTGGGAATGGAGACCTGCCCCCATTTCACCAGGTGTCTAGCTGTATGTCACGGTCAAGTTGCTTCTCCACTCTGGCCCTCATTTTCCCTCTTAGTAAGAGGGGTTTTCTCCTCGTGCTGTCCTCTTAGTAGGTATTTTGAGCATCCACCCATTCTGTGTGGGGCTAGAAATGTGTTTTGAGAAGTGTGGAGTGAGTGAGGATGAAGAAGGTTACTGGTTATCATCCCAAGGAGTCAAGAAAATCTGAAAGTAGTTGCCATGGCTCCAGCATGGGCTTCCTCCAGTTGGAGAGACAGATCAGCTGGATGCGAGGAGAAGCTTACACATTCACAGCCGCCTTTGTAGGTGAAGAGCAGAGAGCCCTGAGCTAGGAGTGAGGAGACTTGGGTTCTCCTTCTTTCTGGTCcttggtgtgatcctgggcaagtcatCTCCCCCTGGGCCCTAGTTTCTACATATGCAGGTTGTGAGGAGTAGGTTGGGGGGCAGGAGGAAATACTCTCCATGTGCCCTCACACAAGAGACTCCCAGGTCCAGATCCCTTTCCCCTCATGCCACATGGGATACAAGGGCAACAGGACCCGGAGGCTTATTTTACAGCTGGTGACCCCGGAGAAGAAAGCACAAGGCATAGAGGGGGGAAGGGGGCGCCTGGCACAGAGTCACAACCCGTAAACTAGAACCCaagtctcctgactcccagcctAGACCTATGTTATTAGCAGCAAAATATGCCTTTGGGAGTCCCCAGGCTTTCCCCGATACTGGGGTGCACATAAGGAGAGGGGCACAATGGAGTAGCGAATGGTCACGTCAATTCTCCAGAGCAAGCGGCTCTGACCAACCAAGAAGACGGCGCTGGGTCCCGGGTGCCATTTCCGCGCGTGCGCTCGCTGCGAACCCACAGGTGTTCGCTTGCATATCTGTGGATGTGGAAGgtgctttcctgcctccctccacacGCTCCCACGGTTTCCAGGCGGGGCGGGCCAGGAGCCCAACTCCAAACTCCCATGTGGGGCCCCGGGATCCCCGCGGCTAGATTCTGGGGAGGATCAGTTTGGTACTTGAGCCGCCCCCCACCTCGGGTCGGCGGTCTCGAGGGAGGCGAGAAGATCCCTCATTTCTACCCCCGGCGCCAGCCCAGCCTTCCCGACCCTACCGGTGCGCTTTACCTGTCTCTCCGCAAGGCTCCGAGGGGCGCGGGTCTGTCCGTCAGACGCCGCGCCCTGTGCTCGCGGGTGCACCCGCACTGCACCCTTCGCTCCGACGGCCCCTCGGTGAGCAGCCAGCGCCCAGCTTGCGCCCCCTCCGCTGTGCGCTCCGACCGCCGCTTCGCTCCCTTTACCCTTCCTTGGGGcttcccctcccccggccccgcCCGGGCGCAGCACACCCCCTTCTCCCCAGGCTGGCTTCGGGCGCCTCCGCCCAGCTGCATAGCCTCACCCCACTGTGGGCTCCGACCCTTCCGTCCCCTGCAGCGCCTGCTTCCTGGACCTGAGACGGAAAGCCTCTCGCTTCGCTTCAGCTGGCTCAGTCTGAGGCCAGTCTCCAGAGGAGAGGCTGAGCGTTGCGTGCTAGTGGAATCAGGCTTTGCTCTCAGTGTATGTGTGATGGTGGAGAAGTCACTGCTCCTCACTGGGCCGTGGCCTCCTTGCGGTAAAATAGGTACAATTCCTGCATGCATTCTCCACACGGTGATTGATAGTTAGGGTCCGGCGAGATCTTAGCGTCCAAACCGTGAAAGCCAGGTGATCACTGGAGAAGTCATCTGCTTCTAACACAGAGGCCAAGTGTGGGGAAAggacttgcccaagctcaccAAGGAAGCTACAGGCAGAGCTCAAGACTCGGAATCCACTACACCACTCTCTCCCCTTCACCCCAACTGGCGTCTCCTCCCTCCAAGTCTCAACAGTCATTCACATCCCAGACAACTGGTATCCAGCCACACCTCACTGGTCCCTGTCTCAGAACACCCTTCGCTTTCTGGCCGACAGGCCCTCACTGAAACTACTGCCTCCTTGCTGATGACTCCGCAGGCTCCAGGAGAGAGAAGTAGCCAGGGGCGTCTGGGACAGGAGAGCCAGGAGGCTATGGGCAGGAGAGTGGACAGTGGCAGGGAAGTGCCCTCAGAGACTCTGTGGGAAGGGGCTTCTTAGCTCCCTGTTTCCCAGCTTATGGCCTGGGAATAATTAATAACAACAGGCCAGCTCTTGCTCCCTGGCAAACAAAGGTCTGTTCCAGGGCATGGGAGACACATACTCTCAATCACAGAATCTCAGATTATATCTAAAAAGtgctatcatttttaaaagacctgCCACACACGGAGGGATCGCTGTACAAGATTACTAACCTTCATCAAAACACACTGCTTCCGTGTTCTGTGGTTGCATATTCTGACCCAGTTATTCCTTTTTCTCAGCGTGGatatcacctgggagctcaggGAAGTCATCCGGAGTCTGGGCTTGCAGTCTCAAATTTCATTCTGCCTAAGACTCACCTGGGAGCTCGTTTTTAGTAAAGTAGACTTTGGGGTTTCACTCCAGAGGTTCTCATTCAGGAAATATGGAATGTAGGCCAGAaagtagcattttttaaaaatttttttttaaaaagaaaga from Rhinolophus ferrumequinum isolate MPI-CBG mRhiFer1 chromosome 11, mRhiFer1_v1.p, whole genome shotgun sequence encodes the following:
- the KCNE3 gene encoding potassium voltage-gated channel subfamily E member 3; protein product: METTNGTETWYESLHAVLKALNATLHSNLLCRLGPDNLTVEQQTSLPGRNDNSYMYILFVMFLFAVTVGSLILGYTRSRKVDKRSDPYHVYIKNRVSMI